The Malus domestica chromosome 10, GDT2T_hap1 nucleotide sequence CACCTTTGTAGTATAGCTGAGGATACGTTGGCCAGTTGGAGAAGACTTTGATCCCCTGCCTCACATCCTCGTCGGATAAAATATCAAAGGACCCAAAACTCACACCCTCTTCTCTAAGGGCATTCACGACCTTGGAACTAAAACCGCATCTGGGTGCATCGGGTGTGCCCTTGATGAAGACCATCACTGGTGAAGAAGTAATCAATTTCTTTAAACGATCTTCAAGAGTATCTTTCGGAACAATCCCTTTCTCTGCCAAAACCTTCTTGAGCTCACCACTCTTTTGCATCTCCAAAACAATATCTGATCCACCAATTAGTTCACCTTTGATGTATAGTTGAGGATAACTGGACCAGTTTGAATAAACCTTAAGCCCTTGACGGACTTCTTCATCAGAGAGAATATCAAAACTCTCAAAGTCCACCTTTTCTTGCACAAGGATATCGACCACCTTTCGGCTGAAACCACACTTGGGTTCATCTGGTTTTCCCTTCATAAACAGCACAACAGGGCTTTTATTAATCAGGCTTTCGAGTCGAGAGTTAAGAGTTTCACTCACACCAGTAGATGCTGAGATTCCACCCTTTCCGCTTCCAGCTTCAGTTACTTTTGCCCCAGCAGAATCAGTAGTATCAATTCCATGGTCTCTGAAAACTTCCTTTAATTCACCACCCTCATGCATTGAAATTGCTATGTCACACCCACCAAGAAGCTCCCCTTTGCAGTAAAGCTGCGGAAATGTTGGCCAGTTAGAATACTTCTTCAACCCCTCCCTGACTTCACTGTCCGAAAGAATATCGAAACTTCCATATTTGACATTCTCCTTCTTCAAAATGTCAACAATTTTTTGGCTAAATCCACATTGGGGCGCCTCAGGGCTACCTTTCATGAAAAGCATGACTGGATTGGAGTCAATCAGCTGCTGCAACCGCCTTTTCAAGGCATCAGCAGGGCCATTTTGCACTTGAGTTTTCACCTGGGAAGAACCATTTTCTCTTGCTAACTCTTGGACTGTTTCGAGTATGGTCGATCCAGCAGCCATCCCAAGGCTTGCAGGAGCAGCAGGTTCTCCAGGGTTAATTGATCCCGCAATCCTAGCAACTTTATTGGCCAAACTGGATGGATCTGCGCCTTCTAATGTATCAGCAACCTTTCCATCCTGACAAATgaaaacacaaacagaaaatgaccaagagaagaaaaatacaCAGAATTAATTACAAAAGTTCATTAACATCATTCATATGGGATTACTCAGTAAATTGAAACTTTACACGCTTTACCACTTATCCTATTAGAATGAGTATCACTATATTGCATGTGACAACTAAGTTTGCACTACTTCATCTTCCAAACACATGAGTCATAAATCATCCTGCAACAAATAACTCGAAAGTAGCAGGCCTGGTTATTTTCACAGAGCACGTCTTAAGTCGAAGTATAACAAACCAAATCACCATCCGAATTCTCTCACATTCTTCGGGGTGGATAGCCATTCAAATTGATAAGGTGTAACATAAGGCTTCTTTTAATATCTGATATTCACATCACAATCCATGCCACCATCCTCAGATCCTAGTCCTTCTCCAGTCACACACACTAACAAAGTGTTCCAATTGAACTTCTACCACCCTCTCTCAAATTTTGAGTTTGGCATCATAAACGGAGCGTATTAATACTTAATTCTCATTAGAAACTATCGTACCGCAACTATTATCCTATAATTAACAATAACAATAAACTCTTAACTCAATTGTAAACCACCTGCCACCAGATGCAAGCTAAATACCCCACCACATTCACACAACCTGATTAACCAAATGTAAAACCTGTTTTCACATTCGAAATTGAACAACCTAATCATGCTTATTCAAAAATCACACAGGCAGCATCAAAATCACCAAGAAAACACGTATAAACCCAACAAGCATACCTTCACAAAGGCGAAAAACGGCACAGCAGAAACCGAATAGGCCTCGGATATCTCCGGCTGTTCCTCAGCTTCTACCTACAAATTTACAACCAAAagtagattaaaatttaaattaagaaatatatacatacacacacaaaacagaaaaagcGAAAACCTTTAGAGCAGAGGATGAAACGTTACCCTTAAGAAATGGGCGTGAGGGAAATCGGTGGAGAGATGGGCGAAAACCTCGTCCATGTGCTTGGAAGCTTCACACCACGACGCCCAGAAGTGCAGAACCACCGGCGCGCCGCCGTGAACCAAGCTATCGAGCTCCTTCTTCGACTGCACATCCTTCACTGAGCCACCCATCGAGAATGGAGTCTGCTGAATTCGAAAACCCCACAACCAAAAGcgcgagagagagagtgtgtgaggTTTTTGAAGCTGCTTATTATATCAGAGCAGAATGACCATGGAAAGACCTAGAAGACGCTGTGGCCTTTTGCGAACGTACTCTTTCAGCTGACGAATCGTGGAGGAATGCGATGGATCATCTCTCGCCGTTGATTTCTCTTGGGATTGATTCCTCTATCGTGTATGTGTGGGTTCTATCCACACGATATTGCTTGGTGAGTTTTAGTTTGTAGGGTGCAACTTACGTTGGATCAACCCGAATTCGATTTTGTCTAACTCAATTTAATAACCCTCCTAATCTCAATCCGACCTCAATTAAATCTTTTATTAGGTTGATAGTGctatttttacctttttattttgttgaagtttTGGTATACgttttgtaatttaattttaactTTGCAGGGTTCGAACATTAAAAATAATCTTTAAGTTGTTTGCTTTAACTTTTGTATGGATGGATGTATAcatgaaattttaattaatattaaaatatttttaaagcgTCTGAGAGGTGATAATAGAAAACATTTTCTTGTAATGCCTGAATCTTGACACGTTATGTTGTCGAACTGTAAACATAAATGATGCATTGGTTAATTATTACTTGAATGCATAGCGTAAATTCACAATCTAACAAGAGAACGTTACTCGTGTGAGTAAATCTGAAACATTCAATCCAAGATTTCAAACAAAAGatgaaattaaagtttagtcccAAGCCAATACATAGCAAAtgcctcttctttttttctttggtagtGGGAGattttcaccactcaaaagaAAGTATACATCATCAGTTCCAACTCCTTTCAAAATCTTAATCACATTTCGCAAAATTTCGTTACTTTCTCCTCCAACGATTTGGTCGTCGATCATCCCTAAATCTCAATCTCATAAGCACCATTTCGAGAAAGCACTTGAATTCATTTCTTTGTGAGAAATGTTAATTGCTTTCGATTAACACTGGCTAATTGGACTAGTATTGTTCCAGCATTTTCTCCTTCGGTCCACTTAATCGATTCTTCCTCCAGTAGCTTCAGAACCTGTGTCAATTTGACATACAAAAGTCAAATAACGAAGCATTTGTTAAACAGATGCAGCAAATAATTATGAATCAGTCTTACCAATGATCGTCTTCGCGATCCTTTTGAGATATCTTCCTCTTTTGTATCGCATATGACCTTAAGGTACTTGATTGCTGACTCGAAGATAGGAGACGATTTCAATAAACATGGGAAGAAGTTCAAAGAAAAATAGGAACACAAGAACAATTACTTACATGAGATGCcagaaaatgatgaaatttgACACTTCAAAAGACGTATTGCCTCCTTGGCACCGCGTTCTTGCAAGTCAAGCACTATTTCACCTTGAGTCTCAACATTTCTGACAAGTAACAAAATAAACGAGAAGAAGATAATAATTAGCATTTCTGACAAGGAATACAAAGCAACAGATGACAGAACTTTTGATAAAACGGATTCTAACCTAGTTTTAAGAATCACTTCATTCGACTCATCCTCTGCTGCACGCGCCTTTTTGAGGAAAAAATGTCCCTGCAGTAGCACAATAGAagtcataaattaattttctcGACGCAAAAAAATTACCAATGAGGGGGTTGTTCTACACTTGAAATTTTGATATCTTATCATTTTAGCTTAGATGCGTGAGCAGGTCAGGTTCTGTATCAAACTACGCCTTGTTCAATTTTTGAAGCAGAGTCACAAGATGCTGTCATTCTTTGTTAAGGAAACtagttctttttcttttatttgtatgaaaaaaatataaatcatatCCAATCACTTCATAACAGAAAGACGGAAACCTTACTTGTTCTAGAAGTTTGTAAGCGCGATCATGATCCTCCTTAGCAAATGCGGCTACAGCCTAACAAACGAAATGATATCCTTACTCAATAGTGTGTAAAAATTTAAGGCTACTAAGAGACACTACCCTCCATGTTTTATATATCAAACAATTGCACATAAGATAAGCCATAAAAAGATACATACAGCCTGGTAATAGTCCTTCATCGTACTCCGATACTCCTTCACAGATCTACGGAGAACCTGGTAGCTATCTTCGTCATCTGCATCTGTAGTTCTAGCACACTTTAATTGTAAAGGAAAATACAAGCATAAACATGGATTTGACAGACAAATTGACACGAGCAACACACACGGAAATTAGCTACGGCCTCAAAATGTCTTTTGGATTAATCTGGATTTCATAGGAATTGAATAAATTCTTAAGGGCACCATTCCCTCCACAAAGGATATTAGGGAAATGAAGTTTCTCCCATATATAGAAAAGGGTGCATACCTTCCTCGCCATGATGATGTTGATACACAACAGCCGACTTGTACTCTGAAATGAAATCGTCCGGAGGTTCAGCAACTAGTTGTCCATATGCTCCATATCCACTCCCTGACTTTATTGTTCTTCTTGGTCTCTCCACTAGTCTCTCCTCGGCTCTCTCGGAAGCACAAAACAGAGAAGCCAGAATATCCTTCTCGAGATCATTTCTCTCCTTTTGCTGTCCAGTAGATTCTGCTTCGTTTGTATTTGAAGCCCTATCTCTGTTACTGCATGAGACGAGCACAAACAAGTCAGAGTGATTGGTATAATAAACTAGGAACTAATGAACACTAAAGTATTGAAAACGCATACCCTTCGGTGGAGTTTTTggattttctgtcggatgataCTTCATATTTCAGGGACAAATCTGCAGACTGGACAGTAATCTCAAATAAGACGGAAAGGGAGATAAATACCAAAGTAGAATTTACTAAGCATGCTGAACCGATTTCATGGACTAGATCTTACTGTACCTAAAACCTAAATGCTACACAAAACGAGCCCCCCCTGTCCATCAAAACTATGACAAAACAATAAAGACATTTTTACTTTCAAATATTGATTACAACAGCTGCACAAAACTGCATGAGTACATCCACTTACATGAATTGTGAGCTCTCGTCGTCTTTACCTCTTTATATGAAGTTAAGAAATCCAAAAGCTTAAACAAATtatattataattgaattaactTTTCTGAAGAACTGATTGGAATGTACATTAGTGATGCAGCTTGACATGTAATTGTTTAGAAATCAGAAGGCACACAAATCCCATTTTGGAAGTTTACTAACCTTCTCACTGGATTTTCTGATGAGTTCGTTCCTTTTCTCGGAAGTTGATGCTGGCAGATTAATCAGTTTTTCCATGCTCTGAATGGTATTAAAAGGAATTGTATAACATCAGCAAATGGGAAAATTATTTTACACATACATCATATAGTAACGAAAGGGCTACAACAGTTGTAAAGAAACTGCCCTTCAGGTTTCGAGAAGTAAGGAGGGTTTAGTGTACCTTTTCCATATCATATCCGCAACTATCTGCATATTCCAAATAAACCAGGATTAGGGTTCACACATTAAGGTCATTGAACAAACAACGCTTAAATACAACACGAACATCCATCAATTGGATCCAAAGTAGTCATCTTAAATCTACAACCATCAAACAGATTGAAATCAAAACTTTCAACACTCAGTTCATGCACCAAGTCTTTCTTTTAATTACGGTATAAGGATCATGCATTGCCCCAACTTAATCATTTTCTTACTTTTACTCTCGTCTTCCTTCTCTAAACCAACTCACTCTTGCCCTCTACACTTCAATGTTCTTTCTTCCGACTCTTCACTCCCAACTCCGATAACCATGAGTGTGTACGATACTTCAAGTGAGTGAGTGAGAGCGTGTCTAATCGTAAAAGCATTATATCATCTCCATTCGAGAAATCCAACACGAGCGAATTCATCAGAACTAATAATCCACAATATGCTAGAGAAAATTCAAATCATCCTTAACAATTTCAACAATCATTTCAGACTCGTAAAGACTAACCTTCATGTAAATTTATAAACCAAAGAACAAGTCAAACTGAAAATCTCAAAACAGAACAGATAAGGATCGAACTTTACCAAGAACTTGCCGAATCTGATCCCTCTCTAGCTTGAACCCAACTCCAAGCATACTGAACAGAAAATCCTCCATGCCCTGGTGGAGCAGTTCATCCCTTGAGGAACACGACTCATCGTTTTCGACCCAATTTTCCGACATTGGCAACACACTGGAGTCCAGCTTCAAGGGCTTGGTTGCTTCATTAGACCCATTTGCCGGCGCCGGCGCCGTTTCCTTCACATACTGCTTCCCAATAATGCTCGAAACGCTACCAACCGAAACCGGCCGATATTTCGGCTTTGAAGGTCTGGGATTCCCATTCCCGTTCCTATTCCTATTCCCATTCCCATTTTCTTGATAAGGCGGCTTCTTATAGATACTATTGGCAGGTAATCCGGAAGTTTCTCCGCCATTGGGTGCAGAGGTAGCCAGGGCTTCGGCGGCGGCGTCAGCATTCTTCCCTGCCTTGCAATACGCAGAAGTGATTTGATCGAGAGAAAACGCAGCCCCAAACACCTCCAGCAAACCCCTCAGCGCCATATCGTCAGCGAGACTCGACGCGCCGTTCGAACCAGAGGCCTCCATTTTCCCAGAAACACGTAACACAAAAATGGATTCTGGGGAAGACGAAGAGACTGATTAGAACAACAGAGGTGGATTCTTCCCTAAACAAAATTCTGGGTTTGAATCAGGAATGCAAAACAATCAACCCCATttgaacaaaaatttaaaattcataaGAATTAATCGGAATTTCGGACTCGTAGACTCAAAGTTTGAAGCTTTTGGTACTCAAAAGACgctgtttttttcttcttttttcaaaaATCCAACAGCAGTGATAATATTGAATTGAATGGTTTCAACAAAATCTGAATGCGAGTGAAGTTATGAGAGTGAGTGGATTGAAGAATATTttgtataaataaaaaaaaaatagagaataaagtaaacttgaaaaacaaaaacaaagaaacagaaGAAAGCAGCATGCTTTTGGCGCCTTCGCTGTTTGCTTACTCGCTTTCTCCCTTCCAAAGCACGTTCCTTCCGATGGAAGTTGTTGCGGAACTCCCAAAGACACTGAATTTTTTTGGCCCACTGAGTGATTGAGATTGAGTGGTCAAGTCTCAGAGTTTAAGTACTGATTGGTGATTGCCTACCTGGTTAAATACCAACAAAAAATACATGGATTTGGTCAACTAAATTGTGTGATGTTAGGAGGAGTTCACGTGCGCGTAAGTGATGTGGCCGTTGATACATTCGGGTTTACATGCATTAATGGGTGAAAGTGACTTAACGGAGACTATACCAAACCGCTTTGATAGATTAGTTTATTGtttgatattaaattgggaGAATGTTTGgtatgttttttaaattttcatatcTAAGTTGATACGCAATTCTATATCAATAAATATATGAAGATTTATATGTATGTTATGTCATTGGTTgacgagagattttttaatatttctaGAACACAAcgtagtacatcacgtgtcataaTATTATAACACATGGTATACCGTATTATGTTTCAACTACACATAAAAGTTTATATGCCACCAATGTTTTCTTTGAAGACTATATTAGTTATGACTCATTCTAGTATCTAATGCAGCAATAGTATTAGTGTTATAGAAATAAAACATGTGTTAAAATATCATTAGACTAGAATTAAAAAGTGAGTATATAGAGTACTCACTAATAAGTACTTAAATATTATCTGTATAATGGGCCCCACACTAGTGAAAGGAGGGCAGAGAATGGTGTACGCCTTTACGCGTGACCTAGGTTTTCTCGCATAACGCACGCTCTCCTTTCTAGTTGAAAACAATataaatttcattaaatgagaAAGACCCAATACATATTACATCAAATTGCCCAATAAAAATCGAGGATAGTCAATAAGCtcattcaacaaaaaaaaaaaaaaaacgaaaaagagAACCCTAATCCTTATCCCGCAAAGGCAAAATGCATTTGGTGGCGCCACCACTGCCGCCACTTCCACCTCGCCATAAGCCACAAGGGTAGTTGCCCTAAGAAAATCGACACTGCGTTGGATTCGACAAAGGCATTGCAACATCAAAATTTCAAACCCGCAACAAGAGAACAATCTCAACCAGATTTCTTCAATGAAAACATCACACCATTGGAGAATCACCACTTCCAAACCCCAATCACAAAcccctgcaaaaaaaaaaaaaaaaaaaaaaaatcacaaacaaTAAAGAAGAGATGGGGGCTAAGGGGCATTAAAACACCCTCCTAATTTACTAAAGGGTTATTTTATACACACCCCCACAATTTTATAAACACACcccacattaaaaaaatttctcaaaaatttCAGTTTTGTCCCTCATTCTTTTGAAGTCACCCCACTCCCCACACCCCtattccaaaaaacaaaaagcacaCTCAGCAGCCCGAATTCGACAACCAAGTATATCAGATTACCTCCATAAACATCAGCTGGAAACTCCCATTTATTTGGTTACAATCCAACATTTCAACTCATCAACCCAGATACACCTTTACCTTTATCACCTTCGTCGTCGAAGTCATCGTCCGGCACAAGCCACCCCATTGTCGCCCCTCTTTGTCTCTCACCTTcaaaagaacataaaaataaaaaaataaaaagagacatTTCTTCCAAAGTATCAGATGCAAATGTAATAGAGAGAGAGTTGTGCTATCCTGATGAGAAATTACAACTCGTTGGGCTTTTTTACCTATGTTTGCATGAGGTGTTGATGCCGGTAAGGAATAGTTAGGTGACCGGGGTTTTCTCTTTGTCTATTAACTTAAACTAGCCTCTTGCCACACGCAATTGGCCTTTTTATATTAGATTATgtcgtttaatttttttttaaataactatttcatatttttattaaaaaattattcaaaaaaaaaagtgaaaaagaaaagcaaaaccaTGAAATCACCCACTAACATgggagtttttttttaattaaagttttaaatttaaaattcattcaaaattaaaatgtggTGAATTACTTTAAATTCTTATGGTTCAATTGTAATTTTTAGAATTCTTAAAGGACAATTTTTGGCATTTTAAATGTTTCACCTTTTTATCCTTCTCActttataaatatttatatagATATAGATTAAGTAGGGGTAAAGGAGGAGATTTAAGTGAAAAAATGAAGGTGTGGGGTGCCTTCACAAGATTGTGGGGTATTAATAGAATTACCCTTTGCTAAAAAACTGTCGACGCGACCAAattctcttttcttttgatttcaattCTCCTTTCACGGTCATTACCTGTTAATTCTTGTATTCATTAGATAATTTAACTACCTACTGAATTATTTGATTGGTAATTATCAATGTAAGCGGATCGTTAATTTCAATTAGGTTTTATTAGGCCATTTCTAGGCTTTCTTACTTCCACTGTTACGCATAAACCCTACTTGCATGCAgaaattatcaattaaattcggtttttttttccttattccaACATAATCTAATTTACTCTAAACAATAAAAAAGTAAATTTGAACTTGAGTACATAGCAAAATAACACCGCTTTAGCCAACTTAATCGTTGTACTCAGGTTTGcagcttttattttatttttattgttaaatATTAGGGGTaatattagggagactaaatttgtagataaagttttgaaaactaagactatttccaaccgaaggctggccaaatgactcgttttagccctctctggccctccaagaaattaatattttaatgaacagtacaatgCCATATTTCTTACtctctccaaccgagggccaaatggccatatggctcattttagccctgtcacaaaaaatcatctccaatcgAGAGCcacacataatttattatttaaatttaaaaactacaacaacttaaatttaaaaactacaacttgaaTTTAATAACTAcatgtaaaatttaaaaaaaaaaatacaacttatatatttcaagtcaagtgtgagaggttttatttagagtataaaaataaaaaaataaaaaaaataaaaaaaagggaagtagGTGGGAGAGTCCCACATGGGCTGCGGGAGAGGAAGtaggaaaaataaaatggaagTGGGTGGGAGAGTCCCACATCGGCTGTGGGAGAGATTTGAGTAaccaaacatgtttataaaagCCACATCTCAATGCCCAGCTTTGAACAAATCACATTTGGGCctataattaaacatttaaaaaaaaaaaattggcccaaaaaaaaactgtaaaaaaaaaatatatatatatataatggctaGCTGATGTTAGTTAGCCGTTGCATTCAAATTTGTGGCTCAGCCAGGGGCTAGCTGGTTGATTGGGTTCAGCCAGCCGATTGGCCCTTTGGCCATTTTTTGTCCAATGGGGCCCACGAGTCATTTGGCCTAACCCTTGCTTTCAGAtgattttcgggctattttaAGCCCTCTGACCCTTTGGActcttcagttggagatggcataaaggacatagaagttgataattggtttattatttaaacgttgataaacgtgtttattcctattagtgacacatcatttagtttgcaaatttagtcttcctagcattacccaaATAGTATTAGTTCAAAACAGTTACAAATTCTTTGATCACGTAAACACCATGCTGCCCTGGTTTCCCTAACCAAATACATCTTCATTTGCTTGCTTCCCGTAGCTTTGCTCAACAAACTGCCTTTTTATGCCATTTTCACTAGGACATACTGATCTGCATGCAGACTTGACTATATATAAACCCTAAACATGAAGATCAtaggcaaaagaaaataagtTGCTAAAGATGACAACACCTAAAAAATGGGCATCCGTAGCTTATTTGCTGTTACTTTGCTGGGGAGTGAGCTCTGCTCACAGGGCAATTAATATTGGCGAGGATAAAGCTTTACTAGTTGATAAAACCAGATTCCCTTGGCTTCCGACAAATTGGAGGAGGGCTTGGCCGACAAATGGGAGGGGGCTTGATGGGCAGATGGGAGGGGGGCTTGGCGGACAGATGGGAGGAGGGCTTGGAGGGCAAATAGGAGGAGGGCTTGGCGGACAAATGGGAGGAGGGCTTGGTGGCGGTCAGATGGGAGGAGGGCTTGGCGGACAAATGGGGGGAGGGCTTGGAGGACAAATTGGAGGAGGCATTGGTGGAGGACAGATGGGAGGAGGGGTTGGCGGACAAATGGAAGGAGGGCTGGGTGGACAAATCGGGGGAGGGCTTGGAGGAATAATTGGAGGAGGCATTGGTGGAGGACAGATGGGAGGAGGGGTTGGCGGACAAATGGAAGGAGGGCTGGGTGGACAAATCGGGGGAGGGCTTGGAGGAATAATTGGAGGAGGATTTGGTGGACAGATAGGAGGCGGGATTATTGGAGGTGGTATTAGTTCCAATCCAGGTTTTGGTGGCGGAGATGAGGGGAATTGTGGTGGCCGTGGATGTAGTGGTGGTGAAGGCAGTGGTAGTTGCGGTGGCCAAGATGGTGGATATGGATGCGGAGAAAGTGGTGGTAGTTGTGCTGACCAGGGCGGTGGATATGGATGCAGAGACGGTGGTGGTAGCTGTGGTTACCAAGGCAGTGGATGTGGTGGAAGCTATGGAGGTGGCAATTGTGGCGGCGAAGGTGGTGAAAGTAACGGTGGGGAAGGCGGTGGTCATTATGGCAGTGTTCACCATAACAATCTCAAAACGACCTATGTATCCAGGGAGGCAAGCAAAAGCCATGAACAAAATGGCAACCATGAAATTGAAGACGGACATGAACAATGGAAGACGCCAACAGATGAAAGTAACCGCAATTCTGAATCGCATCAAGCGCATGTTATCGATGCCATAGCTCCACAAGTTCTGAACGCCATTGCCATGGCTCCACAATCAGGCTAGGCAGACCAGGATCTCTATAAtaatctaaatatatatatatatctctctctctctctctctctctctctctctctctctctctctctctctctctctctctctctctctctctctctctctggtgtAATACTGTGTTTCACAAAAGTTCAATAAAAACCCCCCAAAACTTGGGACTAAAAATGTGTTTTGCCCCAAGCCCTTTTAGAAATTGGACCGAGACTGCACACAGAGTTAAACAGTGACTGAATAcatgaattttgaaatttatatattcTCATTTACATGCATTAATTAGGAGAACAACTTACATGACACGAGTACATCGTGACGATATATCCATGTTATATAAGTTTTTCTTATCGGTTAGAGCAACATCAACATTTATATTTCCTATATGTAAGTATTTGCGTAAAATTTACATCTAAAAACGAGACTACTCTTTGTGCAAGGGCGGCAGTGTACACAAAGCCACCATGGACTATTGGGATAGACAAAATTAAAGATACTATAAACAACTTTGGTTATTTTTCAAGTGTTTGAACTTGGTGCCTCAAATTAAACCATGTAGTCACGAGAACAAACCTAGCAACACTAGGTTCAAATATATGAAGTCCAGTCTATAGAAGTAGTGAAAGGCATTCAGATCAACTATCCCCCTATTTTCAAGCATTGGATTATGGATTTTAAGGTGGAAATCGCACCTTCAATTTCATTTGTATTAGTAAATGCATAAAAATAAAGAATCCAAATGATTCCAATTCTCGTTCTTGTTGTTGGTACGTACTAcgtaggaggaggaggaggaggaggaggaggaggagaaggtaCGTACTACGTAGGCAAAAGAAAGTAGTTGGcggcaaaaacacaaaaaaatggGGATGCATA carries:
- the LOC103446419 gene encoding monothiol glutaredoxin-S17; protein product: MGGSVKDVQSKKELDSLVHGGAPVVLHFWASWCEASKHMDEVFAHLSTDFPHAHFLRVEAEEQPEISEAYSVSAVPFFAFVKDGKVADTLEGADPSSLANKVARIAGSINPGEPAAPASLGMAAGSTILETVQELARENGSSQVKTQVQNGPADALKRRLQQLIDSNPVMLFMKGSPEAPQCGFSQKIVDILKKENVKYGSFDILSDSEVREGLKKYSNWPTFPQLYCKGELLGGCDIAISMHEGGELKEVFRDHGIDTTDSAGAKVTEAGSGKGGISASTGVSETLNSRLESLINKSPVVLFMKGKPDEPKCGFSRKVVDILVQEKVDFESFDILSDEEVRQGLKVYSNWSSYPQLYIKGELIGGSDIVLEMQKSGELKKVLAEKGIVPKDTLEDRLKKLITSSPVMVFIKGTPDAPRCGFSSKVVNALREEGVSFGSFDILSDEDVRQGIKVFSNWPTYPQLYYKGELIGGCDIVMELKSNGELKATLTE
- the LOC103446420 gene encoding putative nuclear RNA export factor SDE5, giving the protein MEASGSNGASSLADDMALRGLLEVFGAAFSLDQITSAYCKAGKNADAAAEALATSAPNGGETSGLPANSIYKKPPYQENGNGNRNRNGNGNPRPSKPKYRPVSVGSVSSIIGKQYVKETAPAPANGSNEATKPLKLDSSVLPMSENWVENDESCSSRDELLHQGMEDFLFSMLGVGFKLERDQIRQVLDSCGYDMEKSMEKLINLPASTSEKRNELIRKSSEKSADLSLKYEVSSDRKSKNSTEGNRDRASNTNEAESTGQQKERNDLEKDILASLFCASERAEERLVERPRRTIKSGSGYGAYGQLVAEPPDDFISEYKSAVVYQHHHGEEDADDEDSYQVLRRSVKEYRSTMKDYYQAAVAAFAKEDHDRAYKLLEQGHFFLKKARAAEDESNEVILKTRNVETQGEIVLDLQERGAKEAIRLLKCQISSFSGISSIKYLKVICDTKEEDISKGSRRRSLVLKLLEEESIKWTEGENAGTILVQLASVNRKQLTFLTKK